One stretch of Labrenzia sp. CE80 DNA includes these proteins:
- a CDS encoding DNA alkylation repair protein, producing MAEPLKYLFNDALVEGMADHFSRHCSGFDARGFQQSVLDGFDELELKQRSNRVLEGLKTYLPEDYEKTAETFLASLAPDDDADLAGATITEAGIAGWAIAPMCDYAGQFGAGHFETSMNLMKELTKRLTAEFGIRYILLREPERCLQTLAGWINDPSRHVRRLISEGTRPRLPWAMRLPAFIADPAPVLPLLEALRDDREEYVRRSVANHLNDISKDHPDVIANLARRWKDNGDRNRGRLIKHACRSLIKQGHPGTLSALGYGSPQISVEAFHATERVTLGDAIAFGITLKSTAETKQPLVVDFVIHHRKANGKTSPKVFKWKTFELEPDQDIRLVKRHSIRPITTRTYYPGTHAIEVQVNGQSVATTDFELEV from the coding sequence ATGGCTGAGCCACTGAAATACCTTTTCAATGACGCACTGGTCGAAGGCATGGCGGACCATTTCTCACGCCATTGCTCTGGCTTTGATGCAAGGGGCTTCCAGCAGAGCGTTCTGGATGGCTTCGACGAACTGGAGTTGAAACAGCGCTCCAACCGGGTGCTCGAGGGACTGAAAACCTATCTGCCCGAGGACTACGAAAAAACGGCGGAGACCTTTCTCGCTTCGCTTGCTCCTGATGACGATGCCGATCTTGCAGGTGCGACGATTACAGAGGCGGGAATCGCAGGCTGGGCGATTGCGCCCATGTGCGACTATGCCGGCCAGTTTGGCGCGGGCCATTTCGAAACGTCTATGAACCTGATGAAGGAGCTGACCAAGCGCCTTACAGCAGAGTTCGGCATCCGCTACATCCTCCTGCGCGAGCCGGAACGGTGTCTTCAAACGCTGGCAGGCTGGATCAACGACCCGAGCCGTCATGTACGCCGCCTCATCTCGGAGGGCACACGTCCCCGTCTGCCCTGGGCGATGCGATTGCCTGCTTTTATTGCCGACCCCGCGCCTGTCCTGCCTTTGCTAGAAGCACTCAGGGATGACCGCGAGGAATATGTTCGCCGGTCGGTCGCCAATCATTTGAACGACATTTCCAAGGACCACCCGGATGTCATCGCAAATCTTGCCCGGCGCTGGAAGGACAATGGGGACAGAAACAGAGGCCGGTTGATCAAACACGCTTGCCGCAGTCTCATCAAACAGGGCCACCCGGGCACGTTGTCGGCCCTGGGGTATGGCAGCCCGCAAATCTCAGTCGAGGCGTTTCATGCCACTGAGAGGGTCACCCTCGGCGACGCCATTGCGTTCGGCATTACACTCAAGTCAACAGCGGAAACGAAACAGCCTCTGGTGGTCGATTTCGTCATCCATCATCGCAAGGCCAACGGCAAAACCTCCCCCAAGGTTTTTAAATGGAAAACCTTCGAACTTGAGCCCGATCAAGACATCCGTCTGGTGAAACGGCACAGTATTCGCCC